From Pseudanabaena sp. PCC 6802, one genomic window encodes:
- a CDS encoding DNA cytosine methyltransferase, with translation MPLSVTNHKALSTVSDIAASCNSLTCAEYFAGIGLVRLGLEKMGWKVVFANDWAHDKFEMYSAHFRDASQHYKVQDIFSICHADVPNTLLATASFPCIDLSLAGNLKGISGEHSSAFWGFTQILENQASKPYLVMLENVTGWLTSNNGQDFRITIQELNRLGYACDVYAIDAAHFVPQSRPRIFVIGVHTSHSDQNILTLLKRSPSLKTKALEKAVMANQDLRWHFVEVPSLPEKVKTNVSCIVEHVPNDDVRWWLNDEVNRHLSMMSPVNLNYLKEFQNLPYYSYCTMYRRVRIGKQRAELRKDGIAGCLRTARGGSSRQMLVRVGQGTIKMRLMTPREYARLQGVPDNYPIPSQINQALTGFGDAVCVPVITWIAENVFSTLVKALQENTLALHC, from the coding sequence ATGCCCCTTTCCGTAACAAATCACAAGGCTCTTTCCACCGTGAGTGATATTGCAGCCTCTTGTAATTCCCTTACTTGTGCAGAGTACTTTGCAGGAATTGGGCTGGTAAGATTGGGACTAGAGAAAATGGGCTGGAAAGTCGTTTTTGCAAATGATTGGGCACACGACAAATTTGAAATGTATTCTGCTCATTTCAGAGATGCAAGCCAGCATTACAAGGTTCAAGATATTTTTTCTATTTGTCATGCTGATGTTCCTAATACACTACTTGCAACAGCTTCATTTCCATGTATCGATTTATCCTTGGCAGGCAACTTGAAGGGCATTAGCGGCGAACATTCTAGCGCTTTTTGGGGGTTTACTCAAATTCTTGAAAATCAAGCAAGTAAACCATACCTCGTAATGCTAGAGAATGTAACAGGGTGGCTTACTTCAAATAATGGTCAGGACTTCCGAATCACGATTCAGGAATTGAATAGGTTGGGTTATGCTTGTGATGTTTACGCTATCGATGCAGCACATTTTGTGCCTCAAAGTAGACCTCGCATCTTTGTTATTGGGGTGCATACTTCCCATTCAGATCAGAACATACTCACTCTTTTAAAACGTTCTCCCTCACTTAAGACCAAGGCACTTGAAAAAGCAGTCATGGCTAATCAGGATTTGCGTTGGCATTTTGTAGAAGTTCCATCACTGCCTGAAAAGGTAAAAACAAATGTGAGTTGTATTGTGGAACATGTACCCAACGATGATGTTCGTTGGTGGCTAAATGATGAAGTGAATCGCCATTTGAGCATGATGTCGCCTGTCAATCTAAATTATCTAAAGGAATTCCAGAATTTACCGTATTACTCTTATTGCACAATGTATCGGCGGGTACGAATAGGAAAGCAACGAGCAGAACTTAGAAAGGATGGCATTGCAGGTTGCTTAAGAACTGCTAGAGGCGGCAGTAGTCGGCAAATGTTAGTCAGAGTTGGACAAGGAACTATCAAAATGCGCCTTATGACACCTCGTGAGTATGCAAGACTACAGGGCGTGCCAGATAACTACCCCATTCCATCACAAATCAATCAAGCTTTGACTGGATTTGGTGATGCTGTTTGCGTACCTGTCATTACCTGGATCGCTGAAAATGTCTTTAGTACTTTAGTTAAGGCGCTTCAAGAAAATACGTTAGCTCTCCATTGCTGA
- a CDS encoding helix-turn-helix domain-containing protein, whose amino-acid sequence MKRFGEKLYQLRIQRGLTLTDLGKMLDVHNTFVSQLEKGRRVPNAEMILKVADIFGLTTDQLMRDELDLPVDSP is encoded by the coding sequence ATGAAGAGGTTTGGAGAAAAACTATACCAACTGAGAATTCAGCGCGGATTGACGCTGACAGATTTAGGTAAGATGCTAGATGTGCATAATACCTTTGTATCGCAATTAGAGAAAGGGAGAAGAGTCCCTAATGCTGAGATGATACTGAAGGTAGCAGACATTTTTGGTCTGACTACTGATCAACTAATGCGCGATGAGCTGGACTTGCCAGTAGATAGTCCTTGA
- a CDS encoding IS5 family transposase (programmed frameshift) gives MNYIIAQTLPAAHFKRRFGIETNTFKAIVKVLKPEWRATPTPGAKPKLGLEDRILVAFEYWREYRTYFHIATSWGISESTVCRIVHWVEETLIRSRRFRLPGKRQLVRGFGIPTVANVDVTETRIERPKRHQRAFYSGKQKGHTLKCQLIIDALTGQIICTFFGKGRRHDFKLFKASGIHFHPQTESLQDKGYQGIQKLHLYCRLPHKKPKGGQLTPEQKAFNRQLARQRVGIEHVNRRLKIFRILSGRYRNRRHRFGLRCNLIAGLYNFERSQGSSVG, from the exons ATGAACTATATAATAGCGCAAACCCTACCTGCTGCACACTTTAAGCGTCGATTTGGTATCGAGACTAATACGTTCAAAGCAATTGTGAAAGTGCTTAAACCAGAGTGGCGAGCAACGCCAACACCTGGAGCCAAGCCTAAACTCGGACTAGAAGACCGCATATTGGTTGCCTTCGAGTATTGGCGGGAATATCGCACCTACTTTCACATCGCCACTAGTTGGGGCATCAGCGAGTCTACAGTTTGTCGAATAGTGCATTGGGTAGAGGAGACTTTAATCCGCTCACGTCGCTTTCGACTACCTGGGAAGCGCCAGTTGGTGCGGGGCTTTGGGATACCTACAGTCGCGA ACGTTGATGTGACTGAAACTCGCATTGAGCGTCCTAAGCGGCACCAACGTGCCTTTTATAGCGGCAAACAGAAAGGGCACACGCTCAAATGTCAACTCATAATTGACGCTCTTACTGGGCAGATTATCTGTACGTTTTTCGGCAAGGGGCGACGGCATGATTTCAAGCTGTTCAAAGCTTCTGGCATCCATTTCCATCCTCAAACCGAGAGTTTGCAGGACAAGGGTTATCAAGGCATCCAGAAACTGCATCTCTACTGCCGCTTACCCCACAAGAAACCGAAAGGTGGTCAGCTTACGCCCGAGCAGAAAGCGTTCAACCGCCAACTTGCGCGCCAACGGGTTGGCATTGAGCATGTTAATCGCCGCTTGAAGATCTTCCGCATCTTATCTGGACGCTATCGCAATCGTCGTCACCGCTTTGGTTTGCGTTGCAATCTAATTGCTGGTCTCTACAATTTTGAACGCTCTCAAGGCTCCTCAGTTGGCTAA
- a CDS encoding IS110 family transposase, with translation MKKDAKVISYVGKEVFIGIDVHKKTYAVVAKVEGEVVKKWTTAASPQTLSLQLIKYFDGATIHTAYEAGFSGFVLHRELKKHGIQNLVVNASWVEVSVNDRVKTDKRDALKLSTLLEVRRLKGIRIPSEVEEAHRLLSRTRQQLVEDRTAVKNKIRMKFHQFGLIDDDETRQMTHILVDELLENAPSKELTIAINAYWSVWRNLDEEIKKIEEELKHQAKEDPNEKTYRSAPGVGPLSARILSNELGNMCQFKNERQLFSFTGLTPSEHSSGETIRRGHISRQGNSRVRGILIEIAWRAIGKDKTLADFFERLYPRTGKTKAIVAVARKLIGRIRAAFQKREHYQKEFLVAETPAA, from the coding sequence ATGAAAAAAGATGCTAAGGTGATATCTTACGTTGGCAAAGAAGTCTTTATTGGAATTGATGTGCATAAAAAGACCTATGCTGTCGTTGCCAAAGTAGAGGGAGAAGTAGTCAAGAAATGGACAACAGCAGCATCCCCTCAAACTCTATCCCTACAACTCATTAAATATTTTGATGGAGCCACCATCCATACTGCCTATGAAGCTGGGTTTTCAGGGTTTGTTCTACATCGAGAACTTAAGAAGCATGGAATCCAGAATCTAGTGGTGAATGCATCATGGGTTGAAGTTTCCGTCAATGACCGCGTCAAGACCGATAAACGAGATGCGCTCAAATTATCCACCCTGCTGGAAGTAAGGCGATTAAAGGGAATCCGCATTCCCAGTGAGGTAGAAGAAGCCCATCGGTTGCTGAGTCGCACCAGACAACAGCTTGTCGAAGATCGCACTGCTGTCAAAAACAAAATCAGGATGAAGTTTCACCAGTTTGGGCTGATTGATGATGATGAGACCCGCCAGATGACCCACATACTCGTCGATGAGCTTCTGGAAAATGCTCCATCAAAAGAATTAACGATTGCGATTAACGCCTACTGGAGCGTTTGGAGAAATCTAGATGAGGAAATTAAGAAGATTGAGGAAGAACTGAAGCATCAAGCTAAAGAAGACCCCAACGAAAAGACCTACCGCTCCGCCCCTGGCGTTGGGCCACTGTCTGCTCGGATCTTGTCAAATGAACTGGGGAATATGTGCCAATTTAAGAATGAACGTCAGTTGTTCTCATTTACAGGTCTAACCCCCAGTGAACATTCTAGTGGTGAAACGATCCGTCGAGGTCACATCAGTCGCCAAGGCAATAGTCGAGTTAGAGGGATATTAATCGAGATCGCATGGAGAGCGATTGGGAAAGATAAAACACTGGCTGATTTTTTTGAGAGGCTTTATCCTAGAACCGGAAAGACCAAAGCCATCGTTGCCGTCGCTCGGAAACTTATTGGTCGGATTCGCGCAGCCTTTCAAAAAAGAGAGCACTACCAAAAAGAATTTCTTGTTGCGGAAACTCCAGCAGCTTAA
- a CDS encoding IS5 family transposase has product MRRSYNTDLSNQEWEIIAPMLPKPSKWGRPPKTNMRELLNAIFYILKNGCTWQNLPHDFPPYSTVYFYWQRWERTGLLEEINRKLSQQFREKVSKEATPSLVSIDSQSVKTTESAGSRGFDGGKQIKGRKRFAMVDTLGLVVKVLVCAANIGERAGAKQLLQNLTSPLPRLEKILVDAGFSGDEITQWVNDNFGWLWEVSKRADNQKGFVVESKRWVVERTFAWLGNCRRLSKDYEFYEQMSESFIYLALIRKMLRNLATATS; this is encoded by the coding sequence ATGCGCCGATCCTATAATACCGATTTATCCAACCAAGAATGGGAAATTATCGCACCCATGCTACCCAAACCATCAAAATGGGGTAGGCCACCCAAAACAAATATGCGAGAGTTACTGAATGCCATTTTCTATATACTCAAAAATGGTTGTACATGGCAGAATCTACCCCATGACTTTCCGCCTTACTCAACGGTCTATTTCTACTGGCAAAGGTGGGAAAGAACTGGGCTACTGGAGGAGATTAATCGCAAATTGAGCCAACAATTTAGGGAAAAGGTTAGTAAAGAGGCGACCCCAAGCTTGGTGAGTATCGATAGCCAGAGTGTGAAGACAACAGAAAGTGCGGGCAGTCGAGGTTTTGATGGCGGTAAGCAAATCAAGGGCAGAAAACGCTTCGCTATGGTTGACACCTTGGGCTTAGTTGTAAAGGTGTTGGTGTGTGCAGCTAACATCGGTGAAAGAGCAGGAGCTAAGCAGTTGTTACAGAATCTCACATCTCCATTACCACGATTAGAGAAAATTCTGGTTGATGCTGGATTCTCTGGTGATGAAATCACACAATGGGTCAACGACAACTTCGGATGGCTTTGGGAAGTTAGCAAACGGGCAGACAATCAGAAAGGTTTTGTAGTGGAGTCAAAGCGTTGGGTGGTAGAGCGAACCTTTGCTTGGTTAGGTAATTGTCGTAGACTAAGCAAGGATTATGAATTTTATGAGCAAATGTCTGAATCGTTTATTTACTTGGCTTTAATCCGCAAAATGCTAAGAAATCTGGCAACTGCGACTTCCTAA